Proteins found in one Strix aluco isolate bStrAlu1 chromosome 29, bStrAlu1.hap1, whole genome shotgun sequence genomic segment:
- the ARMC6 gene encoding armadillo repeat-containing protein 6: MGSKQIAQETFDDAVQENITEFEMDPEEAVREAVQQFESQGVDLSNIVKAVRQPASENGQKQKHEILLTLDSLGRAVADADLAEMAEQLVVFTDQCKEQLAFRYLAGQNGAYSVVFSACQLASGDRNLMLKAFYTLSAILDGQPDLLDAAGQDLLLQTLKEYREDAEMTLAGIRCIRHACLKHEQNRQDFVKGGVLPLLTGAIVQHGDSADVVRTASSALRIMTFDDDIRVPFGHAHDHAKMIVLENDGLRVLIEAAKAFTDNSSVLSELCATLSRLSVRNEFCQEIVDLGGLNFMVALLADCIDHPDVVKQVLSAIRAVAGNDDVKDAIVNAGGTDLIVLAISHHLTNPQICEQGCAALCMLALRKPENCNVIMEGGGALAALQAMKAHPREVAVQKQACMLIRNLVSRSRDFSQPILEMGAENLITEARATHKDCDDVAKAALRDLGCKVELRELWTGQKGSLAQ; this comes from the exons ATGGGATCGAAACAGATTGCACAGGAAACATTTGATGATGCCGTGCAAGAAAACATTACGGAATTTGAAATGGATCCAGAAGAGGCTGTGAGAGAAGCTGTGCAGCAGTTTGAGTCCCAAG GTGTTGACCTAAGCAATATTGTGAAAGCTGTGCGGCAGCCTGCCTCTGAAAATGGGCAAAAGCAAAAGCATGAAATTTTGCTG ACTTTAGATTCCCTTGGAAGAGCCGTTGCTGACGCTGATCTTGCTGAGATGGCCGAGCAGCTAGTGGTCTTCACTGATCAGTGCAAAGAACAATTGGCTTTCCGCTACCTGGCTGGGCAGAATGGTGCCTATTCTgtggtattctctgcctgccagtTGGCTTCAGGAGACAGAAATTTAATGCTGAAAGCCTTTTATACTCTGTCTGCCATCTTGGATGGGCAGCCAGACCTCCTTGACGCCGCTGGCCAGGATCTACTGCTTCAAACCCTGAAAGAATATAGAGAGGATGCGGAGATGACGCTGGCTGGGATCCGGTGCATTCGGCACGCCTGTCTGAAACACGAGCAGAATCGTCAGGACTTTGTGAAAGGTGGCGTTCTGCCGCTTCTGACCGGAGCTATCGTCCAGCACGGAGACAGTGCCGACGTCGTCCGAACGGCCTCCTCAGCGCTCAGAATCATGACGTTTGATGATGACATCCGCGTGCCCTTTGGTCACGCTCACGATCATGCTAAAATGATTGTGTTGGAAAATGATGGGTTAAGAGTCCTCATTGAAGCTGCAAAAG CTTTCACAGATAACTCCAGTGTCCTCAGTGAACTCTGTGCCACCCTTTCTCGCCTCTCTGTCAGGAATGAATTCTGTCAAGAAATTGTGGACCTTGGCGGCTTAAATTTTATGGTGGCTCTGCTGGCTGACTGCATTGACCATCCC GACGTGGTGAAGCAGGTGCTGAGCGCCATCCGAGCGGTTGCAGGTAACGACGACGTGAAAGATGCCATCGTTAACGCCGGGGGAACAGACCTCATTGTGCTCGCTATAAGCCATCACCTCACCAACCCTCAG ATCTGTGAGCAGGGTTGTGCAGCCCTGTGCATGTTGGCTTTGCGCAAACCCGAGAACTGTAATGTCATCATGGAAGGCGGAGGGGCGTTGGCAGCTCTTCAGGCCATGAAAGCACACCCACGAGAAGTGGCTGTACAG AAACAGGCTTGCATGCTGATCCGCAACCTGGTCTCCCGGAGCCGGGACTTTTCTCAGCCCATCTTAGAGATGGGAGCTGAGAACCTGATAACAGAAGCTCGTGCAACACACAAGGACTGCGACGATGTGGCCAAAGCCGCGCTGAGGGATCTTGGTTGCAAAGTGGAGCTCCGAGAGCTGTGGACAGGTCAGAAGGGAAGCCTGGCTCAGTGA